The Prosthecobacter sp. genome contains the following window.
CGTCTGGGATGTTGTGATTGCCGCCGCAGGCGATGGCCTTGAGGCCCTTGAGGCTGAAGCGCAGATCGGTGCCGGGTCCGGTGATGTGGACGTTCTCGGCCTTGTCCATGAGCTTCTTGAGGGCGTTCATGGCGGGGAGGAGCGCCTCGTAGTCGAGCAAGCAGACGCGGAAGAAGAAGTCCTCGAAGGCCTGGGTGCTCATGCCGGCCTGCTGGGCCATGGAGGCGGTGGGCCAGCGCAGGACGACCCAGCGCGTGTGGGCGACGCGGCGGTTCTGCAAGGGACGCAGTTTTTTCATGACCAGTTTCATCTTGTCCGGCGGCACATCGGCGGATTCGGTGATGTTGTGGCTGCCACGGACGGCGATGTAGCACTGCGTTTGTTTCATCAGGGCCAGGTTATTCTTGGCGATGAGGTCGTACTGCTTCTCATCGGCGTGAATCATCTGTTCTCGGGTAATGACGGCGTCGTTGATCCGCACCATTGGCGTGCCGCCGGCGGCGACGACTTCACGGATGAGGCTCTGCCCGACGGTGTTCGGCACGTCGAAGAGGTCGATCCAGACGAAGTCGCCTTTTTTGACCTTGGTGGAGTAGCGGACGAGCTGGCGGGAGAGGGCGTCGATTCGGGGGTCGTGCATGATGGGCGGATTGTGGCGATAAAGACACAGGCTGGCAAAAGGGAAAATCGAGGGAATGCTGGGAACATGACGCATCGCCTGCTCCTGCTGATCTGCTTTCTGATCCACTCCATGGTGGGTGCCCAGGCACAGGAATGGACCAAGGGGCTCACGCCTGGCACGGCGGGATCGCACCTGAGTGTGCCGCCCTGCGTACTGACCTTTGAACTTGGCTGGAACAATGTGATCACGGCGGGCAAGGCAACGCTGACCGTGCGGGAGGCGGGGGATTACTGGAGGGCCGACGCCACCGCCGCGAGCACTGGTTTTGCGCGAACGCTGTGGAAGTACGACTGCGAGATGACCTCCATCATGCATCGAGATGATCTGCGGGCGCGCTTTCTTCAACACAGTGAAACAGACTGCGATGAAACCTGCAGCTACCGCGTGTCTTTTGAAAAAAAGCAAGTGGTCACGGAAACGCTCATTCAACCACGGAAAGGCACACCGGCGATTTCAACGACGTTGTGTTCGTATGGGCCGATGGACGACCTTCTTTCGGTGATTCTGTACGTCCGTAGCCTGGAACTGAAGAACGGGCAAAAAATCACCCGAGTGGTGCAGCCATGGGACAAGCCGTATCTGACCACATTCACCGTGCTGGGGCGTGAAACACTGGCATTCGACGGGAAAAGCCACCCTTGCATCAAAGTGGGACTGCAGATCCGAAAGATTGACCGCAGCACGCTTACGCTGAGCGCTTACAAGAAGATGAAAACCGCCACGATCTGGGTTTCGGATGATGCCTTGCGCGTGCCCATGGAGATGCACGCGGACGTTTTCATCGGCTACATGTCCGCACGCATGACGGACATCAAAATGCTTCAAGGGAAGGGCGCTATGGCATCGCTTCCGACCCCGATGACGGTCAAACTACCACCCGTCCAATGAATCAAGGAGCAGGTGCTGCCTCGATGCTGATGCGGATGTCGTCAAAGAAAACCGGTTCTCCCGAGAACGGAGTGGCCCAGATGGCACATTTGCCCTGGCCTTTGAGTGCCTTTTCCTCGTGCTTGATGAGCGGTTCGGCGGGTTCAGCGGCATCGGCGGGCCATGCTTTGCCGGTGATGATCCAAGCATCTCCCCCTCCCTTTTTGGCTTCGAGTTTGAGCTTCACCCAGGCTTCGCTGGTCCACGTGAAGGGTACGGTAGCAAGCGTTTGATCGTTGCGGACGAGTTCGAGCGCCTTTTTGGCCGGATTGATCATGAGGCGATGGCCGCTCATGCCATGTACGCTAACCCCGAAGCGCGGTGTGCTGCGGCCACGTTTGATGGCGAGGATTTTTGCCTCGATGCTGGCGTTGCCGCTGGCGGAGATGGCAAGCTGGGCGCTCGCGTCAGTGATGGGATTGGGATCAACGACGATGGCCTTGTTACCGTCGCGTGAGGCGATCTTGATCGTGCCATCGACGACAAAAACCTCTTTCGGTGGTTCGCCCTCGGCCCAGTCGTCCGCCTTGATTTCAAACATCTGAAGCTGCTGCGCAGCTAGGGAGGTGGCAGCACAAAGGCAGGCGGCAAGGAGCAGTCGTTTCATGGTTGGCGTGATGCGAAACTGGATCAGCGCACGGGTTCTTTCAGCAGGGCGAGCGCTTCGAGGGCCGATGCGTCCTCGTGCACAACAGCGGCGAGGCTGCGGGCGATGGCGGCGGGGTTTTTATGCTGCCAGACGTTGCGGCCGATGGCGATGCCTGCGGCACCGGCGTCCATCGCATCTTCCACCATCTTCAAGAGGCCGGCGTCGTCTCCCATCGCGGCACCACCGAGAATGATGACGGGGACGAAGCATTGCCCAACGATGCGGCGGAAGTCATCGACCGTACCGTTGATGGGGTAGGGGATCTTGACCACATCCGAACCCAACTCTGCCGCCAGTCGGGTGGAGAAGCTGACATTTTCGACGGTATATTTTTCCGGCGCGCCGAGGGCGAAGGGCAGGGATTCGAGGATGACGGGGATATCGGTGTCGAGGCTCAGGCGAATGAGATCGGCGCATTCCTGGAAGTTGGCCTTCTCATAGGCGGACCAAGGGTAGAGCATGTTCATGACGGCATTGGCACCGACCATTTCCGCTTCTTCGACACCAAAGACACCGATGCTGCCGGCTCCCTCACCTGTGGTACGGGTGTTATAGACATCGGTTCGCAGGATGATGCCCTTGCCGGCGAGGCTGTCCGCCGCACGCAGGGCGACACCGAGGTTCATGACGTAACCATCGACGAACTCGTTAACCTGATCGATGAGCTGGAAGGGGTTTTCCAGCCCGGGCACGGGAATGGCGCAACCGTGGTCGATGGGGAGAATGACGGTCTTGCCGTTGCGAAAGAGGGCTTCGAGGTTTTCCTGGCGGTTCATGGATCAAGAGGGGATTGGGCCGTTTCTTCGCAGCGATGAGCGCCGCGTGCAAACCAAAATCCCGCCAGGACGTGTTCTCCAGGGTCAGCGCTTGATGCTTTGCGGCTTGCTTTTGACCTTTTCGATCTCGCGGTTGGAACTGTCGATCGCACGTTCAAAACGCGTTTTATCGCGCTTGTACTCACGCACGAGATCAACTGTCCAGAAAGCACCACTAAGACTGGTGGCCAGAAGGAGAGCAAACAAGGCGTAGCAGATGAACGACATATGCGTTTCCTGTACTCGCCGTTGCTCACGGTCGGAGTCCACATCCAGCACACCCAGCAGATCCATCCACCAAAGCCGCCAGACACGAGGATCACGAGCAATGTTCAACGCCCAGAAGCTGATGAACAGCGCAAGGATTGAGGCAATGGCGAGACCGATCGGCATAGGGGACTAATTTTTGCCTGAGATCGACAGTCAATGATGATTTAAAACTATTCATCAACCGTGTGTCACCAGTTTTTGACCCATTTGACGGACGCTTGCGCCTTGTCCAGCGTATCGATGGATTTTAGCGTGGTGTTCACCTCGTCCTCGGAGTAGGACCAAAGGTCGTAGGTGGAGTTGATGGTGGTCGCCTCCGGAGTTTCGCCAACGGTCTCCGGGGTGGCTGCTTTGATATACTGAAAAGGACGTCCAAATCCATCGATGATGATGTATCGGGAGTTTTTCACGGTCCATATGGTTCGGGGAACTTCCACCAGCATCATTTTTCGAATTTCAGCAGTCCCCTCTGTCTTTCCATCCGATTGCGCGGAGGATTCGTCTGATGTCGCTGAAGCACTGGCACCCTTGATCTGGTCGAAACCATCGCCGGTGAGGGCCTGATACAGGCATGCCGCCCCAGAAGTGTCGTAGCTTTTGCCGGGAAGAATTTCCACCATTTGAGCATCACCAGAGGCCTCGGGGTATTCCCCGAACTCCGAGTTGTAACGCTCAAGGGAGAGTTTGATCGCCTCAAATGTGCCGGTGGTGATGCGGCGCTTCGAGGAGTTCATGGCATAAGTGTAGCCGCCCATGGTCAGCGCCGCGAGGAGGGAGATGATGGTGATAACAACAAGCATCTCCAACAACGTGAAGGCGCGTGGGTTGAATCTAAGACGGGTTGATTTCATGAAAGCTAGATGATGAAAGATGGCGTGATCAGCCGCCGGCACCACCGCTGAGATTTTTGATCACGTCGATGAGCGGGAGGAAGAGAGCCATGACGATGACACCCACGACGAGGGCGAGGACCACGATCATGAGCGGCTCCAGCATGGAGGTGAGAGCGGAGACAGAATTGTCCACCTCGTCTTCATAGACGTCGGCGATTTTCAGGAGCATCTCGGGCAACTGACCGGTTTCTTCGCCCACATCGACCATGGAGATCACCATGGGTGGAAACACGCCGCTGGATTCCAGCGGCGCCACCATGGACTCACCTTCTTTCACAGCATCATGGACTTTGGTGATGGCATCGGAAACAATCGTGTTGCCCGCAGTATCACGGGTGATGTTCAAGGCTTGGAGAATCGGCACGCCAGAGGTGACGAGCGTGCCCAGGGTGCGGGTGAAGCGGGAAATGGCGGTCTTGCGCTGCACATCGCCGAACAGCGGAAGTTTGAGCTTGGTACGGTCGATCCAGCGGCGTCCGCCCTTGGTGGCGGCCAAGGCGCGCCAACTCACGATGCTTCCAACAAGTCCGCCCAGCAGATACCACTTGTACTCAAACATGTTGCGACTGAAACCGATGACCCATTTGGTCAGCTCGGGGAGCTTGTCCTTGCTGCCCAGCATGTCTTCAAAGATGGTTTCAAAGCGGGGCACGATGACCATCATGAGGAAGACCATGATGGCAGCGGCGATGCACATGACGATGATGGGGTAAACCATCGCGGCGACAATCTTGTTTTTGAGCTTCTGCGCCTTCTCCTGGTATTCAGCGAGGCGGTTGAGCACGAGTTCTAGCACACCACCAAGCTCGCCGGCCTTCACCATGTTGATGTAGAGCTTGTTGAAGATGCGCGGATACTGCTGGAGGCTTTCGGAGAAGGTGCTGCCCGTCTGCACATTGTCGGCGAGCGTGTTGATCGTCCCCTTCATCACAAGATTTGGCTCCTGGCGGCCCAGCACGGTGAGACCACGCAGCAATGGCAGGCCGGAGTCGATGAGAGTGGCGAGCTGGCGCGTGAAAATCATCAGGCTCTTGCTCTTCACCTTGGCATTGGCACCGACTTTGACGACCTTGGCCTTGCCCTTGGTGGTCGATTTGGCGCGCTTCTTGATTGCGGCTGCCTGGCCCTGTCCTTCGGCGGCGACACTGGTCGGGTAGAGGCCGGACTGGCGAAGTTGATTGATGGCGTCCGCCTCGGAGGCAGCATCAAGGTCTCCGGCGGTTTCCTGTCCGTTCTGATCCAGGGCGATGTAATGAAACTTGGGCATAAGGCGTGGCGTGGAGGCGTTTGTTCAGGGTAAATTCAGAATACCGGGGCGACGGGCGTTCTGTCCATCAAATAAATGAGCAAGGATGCTCTCGAAAGGGAACGTTGGTGGCCTTCGGGAGGATCAGGTGTATTTCAGTACTTCTTCGATGGTCGTGTCGCCATTGTAGATGCTGCGCAGGCCGTCTTCGCGAAGGGTAACCATGCCCAGTTCGATGGCCTTCTGGCGAAGGACGATGGAAGGGGCACGACCCGTGATGAGTTCGCGGATGGGATCGGTGACATGGAGCAGTTCGTAGATGCCTTTGCGGCCTTTGTAGCCACTGCTGCCGCAGGAGGAGCAGCCGGAACCGGTGTAGAAATGCTTCCCGCCCAAATCTTCAGGGGAGAGGTTGAGCTGGTTCAAAATGTGCAGGCTTGGCTCATACGGTGAGCGGCAGCTTTTGCAGATGGTGCGCAGCAGACGTTGGGCCAGCACCCCCTCCAGTGT
Protein-coding sequences here:
- a CDS encoding type II secretion system F family protein; this translates as MPKFHYIALDQNGQETAGDLDAASEADAINQLRQSGLYPTSVAAEGQGQAAAIKKRAKSTTKGKAKVVKVGANAKVKSKSLMIFTRQLATLIDSGLPLLRGLTVLGRQEPNLVMKGTINTLADNVQTGSTFSESLQQYPRIFNKLYINMVKAGELGGVLELVLNRLAEYQEKAQKLKNKIVAAMVYPIIVMCIAAAIMVFLMMVIVPRFETIFEDMLGSKDKLPELTKWVIGFSRNMFEYKWYLLGGLVGSIVSWRALAATKGGRRWIDRTKLKLPLFGDVQRKTAISRFTRTLGTLVTSGVPILQALNITRDTAGNTIVSDAITKVHDAVKEGESMVAPLESSGVFPPMVISMVDVGEETGQLPEMLLKIADVYEDEVDNSVSALTSMLEPLMIVVLALVVGVIVMALFLPLIDVIKNLSGGAGG
- a CDS encoding DUF3108 domain-containing protein, with amino-acid sequence MVGAQAQEWTKGLTPGTAGSHLSVPPCVLTFELGWNNVITAGKATLTVREAGDYWRADATAASTGFARTLWKYDCEMTSIMHRDDLRARFLQHSETDCDETCSYRVSFEKKQVVTETLIQPRKGTPAISTTLCSYGPMDDLLSVILYVRSLELKNGQKITRVVQPWDKPYLTTFTVLGRETLAFDGKSHPCIKVGLQIRKIDRSTLTLSAYKKMKTATIWVSDDALRVPMEMHADVFIGYMSARMTDIKMLQGKGAMASLPTPMTVKLPPVQ
- a CDS encoding prepilin-type N-terminal cleavage/methylation domain-containing protein, which encodes MKSTRLRFNPRAFTLLEMLVVITIISLLAALTMGGYTYAMNSSKRRITTGTFEAIKLSLERYNSEFGEYPEASGDAQMVEILPGKSYDTSGAACLYQALTGDGFDQIKGASASATSDESSAQSDGKTEGTAEIRKMMLVEVPRTIWTVKNSRYIIIDGFGRPFQYIKAATPETVGETPEATTINSTYDLWSYSEDEVNTTLKSIDTLDKAQASVKWVKNW
- a CDS encoding aminopeptidase; translated protein: MHDPRIDALSRQLVRYSTKVKKGDFVWIDLFDVPNTVGQSLIREVVAAGGTPMVRINDAVITREQMIHADEKQYDLIAKNNLALMKQTQCYIAVRGSHNITESADVPPDKMKLVMKKLRPLQNRRVAHTRWVVLRWPTASMAQQAGMSTQAFEDFFFRVCLLDYEALLPAMNALKKLMDKAENVHITGPGTDLRFSLKGLKAIACGGNHNIPDGEVFSSPVKDSVEGVISYNAPTIYQGIAFDSVKLEFSKGKIVQATANNTEAINKIFDSDKGARYIGEFAIGFNREIKEPMRDILFDEKIAGSFHFTPGQAYEGIADNGNRSQVHWDLVNIQRPDYGGGEIHFDGQLVRKDGKFVLPELKPLNY